aaatatatgtcCATAACTTACAAAGAGAGGATATGAGCGTGTAAAATCTGCAGCcaagtataattaaattaaagacgCAACTCATTTCAAACTTATAAATAAGGTGAcatcaaatattacaaaactaCAATCAATTACTTGGAATCTTTTAATAGATATACAATTCACAGTTGACATAtagtaatcaaataaatacacataaaatgATCTCCAAAAATGTCGATAACAAAGACTTTGTACCCTCGATTACGCCATTCAATCAATATTCTACAGATGATATACATgtggaaacaataacaatacaaaGTTGGGGTTTCGTGGGATGGATTATTACAATTCGTTGCACATTGTTGTTCACTTCTCAGGTGTATAGTACATGGAATGCAGAAACAAGCGGGTCACATCGCCAATAACCGAGCGATCGGGTATGCTCTGAGCCATGCCATACAAAGCAAATTTGCCAGCCACGGGCTGTCCGGGATCTTTCATGATCTCTGCCGTGCAGCTACGGAGATCAGCCAAGAATTTGTCCGCCACTCCGGCCTTAGTGTGCATGTCCGTAATGCAGATGTGAATGCTAAAaggtttatttataattaatttgatttgggTATTGTAGAGTGTAAACGTACCCAGAGGGGAATTGCAATGGATTCAGATTCCAGCCCAATTTGCACAGTGCATCGGATAACCggaaaatatcaaatacatTGGATCCCAGAGCGATAACGGAAGTTGCCGGCTTGCCAAAGATAAATACACCATCAATTTGGCGTgcactattaaaatatatcaaatataaatttaaaatgtttcaaaaagTTGACTTTAGCTTATCCTTTACCCCCTTTCGATGTAACGCGCTGTGTCCACAATGCGTTTGGTTGCCTCCAGGTATCCCTCATAGCCGAAACTCATCATTGTGGCCCAGCAGGCAGCAATGATGCCGCCAGCACGTGATCCATTTACAGTTGGGGATCCATAGACGCCACCAGGCCAGTCGGTTGTGACCGTAAACTGATGATCCTTAAACTTCTTCTCTGAGTACATAATGACCGATGAGCCTTTGGGGGCAAAACCATACTTGTGGGTATCAGCTGAGATGCTGGTAACGCCCTTTACAGCAAAATCGAAGGGTCGCAGCTGATAGCCAGCATGACGCACAAGAGCTACAACGAAGCTGCCCAGACAAGCGTCAACATGCACAGGAATATCGTATTTAACTCCTAGAGCAGCAATAGCCTCGATATCATCAATTGTACCATATGGGAAGTTGGGTGCAGAGCCAACAAGCTGAaagtgattattattattatcaaaaacGTTCATTGCAAGTTAACTTCTAACTCACCAGAATGGTGTTACTGTTGATAGCACGCTTGAACTTCTTGATGTCCACCTCGTAGGTTTCTGGGTCGACATCAACGTAGCGCACGTGAATGTTAAAGTACTGACCGCCCTTGTCGAA
This is a stretch of genomic DNA from Drosophila albomicans strain 15112-1751.03 chromosome 3, ASM965048v2, whole genome shotgun sequence. It encodes these proteins:
- the LOC117569979 gene encoding sphingosine-1-phosphate lyase, translated to MRPFSGGDCVKPIGGCINRAFGDKEPWQVAAITATTVLGGVWIWTILTKDESLYVRGKRQFFRLAKKLPPVRRRIEQELKKTKDEFEADIKKSNQHLTYSLRLPEKGLSREQILGLVDEHLKTGHYSWRDGRVSGAVYGYNPELVELVTEVYGKASYTNPLHADLFPGVCKMEAEVVRMACTLFHGNSDSCGTMTTGGTESICMAMKAYRDYAREHKGITKPNIVVPRTVHAAFDKGGQYFNIHVRYVDVDPETYEVDIKKFKRAINSNTILLVGSAPNFPYGTIDDIEAIAALGVKYDIPVHVDACLGSFVVALVRHAGYQLRPFDFAVKGVTSISADTHKYGFAPKGSSVIMYSEKKFKDHQFTVTTDWPGGVYGSPTVNGSRAGGIIAACWATMMSFGYEGYLEATKRIVDTARYIERGARQIDGVFIFGKPATSVIALGSNVFDIFRLSDALCKLGWNLNPLQFPSGIHICITDMHTKAGVADKFLADLRSCTAEIMKDPGQPVAGKFALYGMAQSIPDRSVIGDVTRLFLHSMYYTPEK